One region of Diabrotica undecimpunctata isolate CICGRU chromosome 6, icDiaUnde3, whole genome shotgun sequence genomic DNA includes:
- the LOC140443036 gene encoding ribosomal RNA-processing protein 7 homolog A codes for MSVITSGFKVLPLVFSTYSTSSHDVFIKEHSVRTFSEDKPPGQTLFMLNVPPTATEEGLKNAFSNVGNIKRIIFENNTEEEGDGFKRAYIVFNKREQLIRALKLQTLNPMSTENEPVEIGLGLWIENYNKTICDPVILREEVTSFMADFDSQEKKDKKEENVDDEGWTVVTKGGRKPGLSRKESLANKLNEKVQKGAKKKELKNFYTFQIRESKKEKIALLRKNYEEAKEKVRLMKQERKFKPY; via the exons ATGTCTGTAATTACTAGTGGTTTTAAAG TGTTACCATTGGTATTTTCTACATACAGCACAAGCAGTCATGATGTATTCATAAAAGAACACTCCGTTAGAACTTTTAGCGAAGACAAACCTCCTGGTCAGACTCTCTTTATGTTAAATGTACCACCCACAGCAACAGAAGAAGGTTTAAAGAATGCATTTTCCAATGTGGGCAATATAAAACGAATAATTTTTGAAAACAACACAGAGGAAGAAGGCGATGGTTTTAAAAGAGCGTATATAGTTTTTAACAAAAGGGAGCAATTAATTAGAGCTCTGAAACTGCAGACATTGAATCCTATGTCAACTGAAAATGAACCAGTGGAGATTGGACTTGGTTTATGGATTGAAAACTATAATAAGACTATCTGTGACCCAGTTATTTTAAGGGAAGAAGTGACTTCATTTATGGCTGATTTTGATAGCCAAGAGAAGAAAGATAAAAAGGAAGAAAATGTGGATGATGAAGGTTGGACAGTGGTTACGAAAGGTGGTAGAAAACCGGGATTATCCAGAAAGGAAAGTTTAGCGAACAAATTAAATGAAAAG gTACAAAAGGGTGCCAAGAAAAAGGAGCTAAAAAATTTCTATACTTTCCAAATAAGGGAATCAAAGAAAGAGAAGATTGCTCTCCTGAGGAAGAATTATGAAGAGGCCAAGGAAAAAGTTCGTctcatgaaacaagagagaaaaTTTAAgccttattaa